The proteins below are encoded in one region of Legionella antarctica:
- a CDS encoding exodeoxyribonuclease VII small subunit, whose amino-acid sequence MNKGMHFEKSITELEVIVKQLEKGELTLEDSLKQFEKGIGLARHCQDVLNQAEQKIETLTATQALSEPQSDGQASD is encoded by the coding sequence ATGAATAAAGGCATGCATTTCGAAAAATCGATAACAGAGCTGGAAGTGATAGTGAAACAATTGGAAAAAGGGGAGTTAACTCTTGAAGATTCGCTCAAGCAATTTGAAAAAGGAATTGGCTTAGCCAGGCATTGTCAGGATGTTTTGAACCAGGCAGAGCAAAAAATAGAAACCCTGACCGCCACCCAAGCCCTTTCTGAACCTCAATCGGATGGGCAAGCAAGTGATTGA
- a CDS encoding polyprenyl synthetase family protein, whose amino-acid sequence MGKQVIEIYTRRHETFLEQMLNETHVPARPIRSAIHYSLFPGGKRLRPILVYLAGELINVNLQVLDVIAAALELTHCYSLIHDDLPAMDNDDFRRGRPSCHKAYDEATAILVGDGMQALAVEVLLTRLSSLLNAFQVLAITQILVQASGVSGMVSGQSLDLSELAKSSVTEEQLREIHLLKTGRLIQACFDMVLAAQTAVHESIEIALRTYARHIGLVFQMQDDYLDRYAPANILGKGRSSDLANEKTTFATLFTQKQLEEEIAIHYQIAIDSLHIFDKKATVLIELTHQLQNRSKLA is encoded by the coding sequence ATGGGCAAGCAAGTGATTGAAATTTATACCCGACGCCATGAGACATTCCTTGAACAGATGCTCAATGAAACGCATGTTCCAGCCAGACCAATACGCTCGGCAATACACTATTCTTTGTTTCCTGGTGGAAAAAGGCTGAGGCCTATTTTAGTGTATTTAGCAGGCGAATTGATTAACGTGAATCTACAGGTACTCGATGTGATAGCAGCAGCTTTGGAGTTAACCCACTGCTACTCTTTAATTCACGATGATCTTCCCGCTATGGATAATGATGACTTTCGCCGGGGAAGACCAAGTTGTCATAAAGCCTATGATGAGGCTACCGCGATTTTAGTCGGTGATGGCATGCAAGCCTTGGCTGTTGAGGTTTTATTAACCCGTTTGTCTTCTTTACTCAACGCATTTCAAGTGCTGGCTATTACTCAAATTCTGGTTCAAGCCAGTGGGGTAAGCGGTATGGTAAGCGGACAAAGTCTTGATTTATCCGAGTTGGCAAAATCATCCGTAACGGAAGAGCAACTAAGAGAAATCCATCTGCTTAAAACTGGTCGATTGATTCAGGCTTGTTTTGACATGGTTTTAGCAGCCCAAACAGCAGTACATGAATCTATTGAAATAGCGTTGAGAACTTATGCCAGACATATAGGGCTTGTGTTTCAAATGCAAGATGATTATTTAGATCGTTACGCACCAGCTAATATATTGGGTAAAGGCCGATCATCCGATCTAGCCAATGAAAAAACTACTTTCGCGACTTTGTTTACCCAGAAACAACTGGAAGAAGAAATTGCCATACATTACCAGATAGCCATTGATTCGTTACACATATTTGATAAAAAAGCGACGGTTTTGATTGAATTAACCCACCAATTACAAAACCGTAGTAAATTAGCTTAA
- the bioC gene encoding malonyl-ACP O-methyltransferase BioC — MAVNNEISKAFNKHATEYELAAKVQQEIGKRLFERLQYLKISPKRILDLGCGTGGFSRELALMYPKARIFGLDLAHAMLLQAKKKQSWRRKWPLVTADMSNMPFATGMFDLVFANQAIHWGSSLARVFRELNRVMNVNGCLMFTTLGPDTFKELKSAWTGANQYAHVNDFIDMHDVGDCLMAEHFLEPVMDMELLSVHYETLSHLIRALKMQGVKNINSARNQGLTGKDAWQKFEKNYATMQTDKGMYPLTYEVVYGHAWKGEQRKTGSGIETLIPVSQILRRKDK; from the coding sequence ATGGCTGTCAACAACGAAATTAGCAAGGCATTTAATAAACATGCCACTGAATATGAACTTGCTGCTAAAGTACAGCAAGAAATAGGGAAACGTTTGTTCGAGCGTTTGCAGTATTTAAAAATTTCGCCCAAACGTATTCTCGATTTAGGCTGTGGTACAGGCGGTTTCTCACGGGAATTAGCTTTGATGTACCCCAAGGCCCGGATTTTTGGTTTGGATTTGGCTCATGCCATGTTATTACAGGCAAAGAAAAAACAGAGTTGGCGACGTAAATGGCCTCTGGTGACCGCAGATATGAGCAATATGCCCTTTGCTACCGGGATGTTTGATTTGGTTTTTGCCAATCAGGCCATTCACTGGGGTAGTTCTCTTGCAAGGGTATTTCGTGAGTTAAATCGGGTCATGAATGTAAATGGCTGTCTCATGTTTACCACCCTGGGTCCTGACACTTTTAAGGAACTGAAAAGTGCCTGGACTGGAGCAAATCAGTATGCGCATGTTAATGATTTTATTGACATGCATGATGTGGGTGATTGTCTTATGGCAGAACATTTTTTAGAACCAGTAATGGATATGGAATTATTATCTGTTCATTATGAAACCTTGTCTCATTTAATAAGAGCTTTAAAAATGCAAGGGGTAAAGAATATAAACTCGGCAAGAAATCAAGGATTAACCGGCAAAGACGCATGGCAAAAATTTGAAAAAAATTATGCAACGATGCAAACTGATAAAGGAATGTACCCGCTTACTTACGAAGTGGTTTATGGCCATGCCTGGAAAGGGGAGCAAAGAAAAACAGGAAGTGGTATAGAAACCTTGATTCCAGTTTCCCAAATTCTTAGAAGGAAGGATAAATAA
- a CDS encoding ComF family protein translates to MRQKLHSITQTLRLPSICILCNQFHKSTLAVCSSCIEFIKPLGPACQHCATPLPDKDYPVCGQCIQKPPHFDRALVNYRFEEPLRSLLHHFKYNNGLYLSSFLSQIMLHSAQNQSISAQCLIPVPMHSKRLKQRGFNQAALLAKRLARKLNLPYDATTCQKIINTTPQASLNSEQRKKNLHHAFHAGPLPYEHVILIDDLLTTGCTANELARTIKKTGVQKVDLWCCARTVKN, encoded by the coding sequence ATGCGCCAGAAGCTGCACAGTATAACACAGACTTTGCGTCTGCCTTCAATCTGCATACTTTGCAATCAATTTCATAAAAGTACTTTAGCTGTATGTTCTTCATGCATTGAGTTTATTAAACCTCTGGGTCCTGCCTGCCAACATTGCGCTACCCCGCTTCCAGATAAGGATTACCCTGTTTGCGGACAATGCATACAAAAGCCACCTCATTTTGACAGGGCACTAGTAAACTATAGGTTTGAAGAGCCTTTACGCAGTCTGTTACATCATTTTAAATACAATAATGGCCTTTATCTCAGCTCTTTTCTTTCTCAGATCATGTTGCACAGCGCACAAAATCAATCAATTTCTGCCCAGTGTTTAATTCCTGTGCCTATGCATTCCAAAAGGTTAAAGCAGCGAGGGTTCAACCAGGCTGCTCTTTTGGCTAAACGATTAGCTCGCAAGTTAAATCTGCCATATGATGCAACAACGTGCCAAAAAATCATTAATACTACGCCTCAGGCCAGTCTCAATAGCGAACAAAGAAAAAAAAACTTGCACCATGCCTTTCATGCCGGTCCCCTGCCCTATGAACACGTCATCCTAATTGATGATCTTCTCACTACCGGCTGCACTGCAAATGAGTTAGCGCGCACCATAAAAAAAACCGGGGTGCAAAAAGTTGATTTATGGTGTTGCGCCAGAACAGTGAAAAATTAA
- a CDS encoding IS3 family transposase (programmed frameshift): MGATKYTKEFKLDAISLVLEQNYTQSEAAQSLGIDSRLISRWIKEHSKEEGQAFRGNGKLTDEQLEIRRLREELRRVTMEKEILKKANGLLCKRNEVKYSFIAQNKKAWPIDVMCQLLGVTRSGFYNYLKCNKPPDPLHVEMLDWVKKLAESSHYTYGSRRMKKALNALGYPVGRNKARNLMKEAGIHARYRKKYRVTTNSKHKQPIFENVLNRQFIVEKPNQAYASDITYIWTQEGWLYLAVVIDLFSRKVIGWSMSSRMKASLACDALKMALWQRKPNTGVITHSDRGVQYASNAYRMLLTTYGCIGSMSRKGNCWDNAVAESFFGRLKQERVQWRNYQTRFEAQQDILNYITMFYNSNRLHSFLGYKSPNQFENEQIIQLKKVA; the protein is encoded by the exons ATGGGTGCAACGAAATATACTAAAGAATTTAAACTAGACGCTATTAGTCTTGTTTTGGAGCAGAATTATACGCAATCAGAAGCTGCACAAAGTCTGGGCATTGATTCCAGGTTGATAAGCCGGTGGATCAAAGAACACTCCAAAGAGGAAGGGCAAGCATTTAGAGGTAATGGTAAATTAACTGACGAACAACTAGAGATACGTCGTTTACGAGAAGAATTAAGACGCGTAACAATGGAAAAAGAAATATTAAAAAAGGCGA ACGGCCTTCTTTGCAAAAGAAATGAAGTGAAATATTCATTTATTGCCCAGAATAAGAAGGCCTGGCCAATTGACGTGATGTGTCAATTGCTGGGTGTTACAAGAAGTGGTTTTTACAATTATCTTAAATGTAATAAACCACCAGATCCATTGCATGTGGAGATGCTTGATTGGGTTAAAAAATTAGCAGAATCAAGCCATTATACTTATGGAAGCCGTCGAATGAAAAAAGCATTAAATGCATTAGGTTATCCTGTTGGGAGAAATAAAGCCCGAAATCTAATGAAGGAAGCAGGAATACACGCACGTTACAGAAAGAAATATAGGGTAACAACAAACAGCAAGCATAAGCAGCCTATATTTGAAAATGTACTTAATAGACAGTTTATTGTAGAAAAGCCTAATCAAGCTTACGCCTCCGATATTACCTATATTTGGACACAAGAGGGTTGGTTGTATTTAGCTGTTGTTATCGACTTGTTTTCAAGAAAAGTTATCGGTTGGAGTATGAGTTCGCGGATGAAGGCAAGCCTGGCTTGTGACGCCCTTAAAATGGCGCTTTGGCAACGCAAACCCAATACTGGAGTAATAACCCATTCCGATCGAGGCGTTCAATATGCGAGTAATGCTTATCGCATGCTATTAACTACTTATGGTTGCATCGGTAGTATGAGTCGTAAAGGTAACTGCTGGGATAATGCTGTTGCTGAAAGCTTTTTCGGGAGGTTAAAACAAGAGCGAGTCCAATGGCGCAATTACCAAACTCGCTTTGAGGCACAACAAGACATCCTGAATTATATTACAATGTTTTATAACAGTAACCGCTTACATTCATTCCTTGGATATAAAAGTCCAAATCAGTTTGAAAATGAGCAAATAATACAATTAAAAAAAGTCGCTTAA
- a CDS encoding M50 family metallopeptidase, producing MLMVLLAIILTLILVVGIHEGGHALVARFFHVKIQKISIGFGKPLLQWQSKGGCNWIWAIWPLGGYVQLLNTRITPVDPKEYPLCFDKKPVWVRILILLAGAFANLMTAWLAFVLVFYLGISYKMPQIHSVQANSIAAQGGVLAGDQFIAIAGYPTPSWQEVGMQLVISWGSKEVKVTMKQADQKLKEITLDLSQIKFTGRENSLLASLGISPNLSAASSVKRASSILEAMQQANTVIVHLIHFFMMILKQLFSGVIPFAILLGPIGLFAASVASLKQGIVVFLFFIASFSLAVAVVNLFPLPGLDGGSILYSIIEKIRGKPISVAMEVLLYQLLFIVFCLLLVHLLMNDLARMYQ from the coding sequence ATGCTGATGGTGCTTTTAGCCATAATTCTCACCCTGATATTGGTAGTGGGAATCCATGAGGGTGGTCATGCGTTGGTAGCTCGCTTCTTTCACGTGAAAATTCAAAAAATCTCTATTGGTTTTGGAAAACCATTGCTCCAATGGCAAAGTAAAGGCGGATGTAATTGGATTTGGGCAATATGGCCTTTGGGTGGTTATGTTCAGTTACTTAATACAAGAATTACTCCTGTAGATCCAAAAGAATATCCTCTTTGTTTTGATAAAAAACCCGTTTGGGTTCGAATTCTTATTTTACTGGCGGGAGCCTTTGCTAATCTGATGACAGCCTGGCTTGCTTTTGTACTCGTTTTTTATCTGGGTATAAGTTACAAGATGCCACAAATTCATTCCGTCCAGGCCAACAGTATTGCAGCTCAGGGCGGAGTTCTTGCCGGGGATCAATTTATTGCTATCGCAGGTTATCCCACTCCATCTTGGCAAGAGGTAGGAATGCAGCTAGTGATTTCATGGGGCAGTAAAGAGGTTAAAGTAACAATGAAACAAGCAGATCAAAAATTAAAAGAAATAACCCTTGATTTAAGCCAGATAAAATTTACGGGACGCGAAAATTCTTTATTAGCGAGTCTGGGTATCAGCCCCAATCTATCTGCTGCAAGTAGCGTGAAGCGAGCCTCTTCAATCCTTGAAGCAATGCAGCAGGCAAATACTGTTATCGTCCATTTGATTCATTTTTTTATGATGATTTTAAAGCAATTATTTAGTGGCGTAATACCTTTTGCTATTTTGCTGGGACCGATTGGACTATTTGCGGCTTCTGTTGCTTCTTTGAAACAGGGGATAGTTGTATTTCTGTTTTTTATTGCCAGTTTTAGTTTGGCAGTCGCTGTGGTTAATTTATTTCCTTTGCCCGGTCTTGATGGGGGTTCAATTCTTTACAGCATTATTGAAAAGATTCGTGGTAAGCCCATATCAGTAGCCATGGAAGTATTGTTATACCAGTTACTGTTTATTGTCTTTTGTTTGTTATTAGTTCATTTGTTAATGAATGATTTAGCTCGTATGTATCAATAG
- the hemA gene encoding glutamyl-tRNA reductase: MVFVACGLNHKTAPINVREKVALPPAMQNSLLHKLLNLPEVNEAAILSTCNRTEIYCDTEDPQILSRWLAHEHQLAPELLSPFIYTHEGHQGIKHTLRVASGLDSMMIGEPQILGQMKQAYQQACRLGTVKAQLRPVFEYVFSASKRIRTRSGIGTNPVSIAYAAVQLIGQLFSSYKSLNVFLIGSGETASLVAKYLHQQGVHRFMVASRTLENAQKLAHTFGGKTLSIGDIPQYLSHADVVISATACPLPFINKSLVEHALQQRKHAPMFFLDLAVPRDIESNVSELEQVHLYNVDDLQVMIEKGMNERRHAALQAEQLIESELDNYIRWHRSLRAKEVICDYRNQMQDLAQLELQRAIKKLSAGQNQQTVLNEFSERLVNKLTHNPTTGLRQIAWDGREDLLTLAHYLFNKTTNQPLYEEIP; the protein is encoded by the coding sequence ATGGTGTTTGTTGCCTGCGGACTCAATCATAAAACTGCTCCAATAAACGTGCGTGAAAAAGTCGCTTTACCCCCGGCTATGCAGAATTCCCTGCTCCATAAGCTGCTTAACCTGCCCGAAGTGAACGAAGCGGCTATTCTATCTACCTGTAATCGCACAGAAATCTATTGTGATACGGAAGATCCCCAAATTCTTTCGAGATGGTTAGCACACGAGCATCAGTTAGCTCCGGAATTACTTTCTCCCTTTATTTATACTCATGAGGGTCATCAGGGGATTAAGCATACCTTACGTGTTGCCAGTGGTCTCGATTCGATGATGATTGGTGAACCTCAGATTCTGGGTCAAATGAAACAGGCCTATCAGCAAGCCTGTCGTCTCGGTACGGTAAAAGCCCAATTACGCCCTGTTTTTGAATATGTTTTTAGCGCCTCTAAACGAATTAGAACCCGAAGTGGTATAGGAACAAATCCTGTTTCAATCGCCTATGCCGCAGTTCAGTTAATCGGCCAATTATTCTCAAGCTATAAATCACTGAATGTATTTTTGATTGGTTCTGGAGAAACAGCCTCCCTGGTAGCAAAATATTTACACCAGCAGGGAGTCCATCGTTTCATGGTAGCGAGCCGCACTCTTGAAAATGCCCAGAAACTTGCACATACTTTTGGTGGCAAAACACTTTCCATTGGTGATATTCCCCAATACTTATCACATGCTGATGTGGTTATTTCTGCAACTGCATGCCCTCTTCCTTTTATTAATAAAAGCCTTGTTGAACATGCTCTGCAACAACGAAAACATGCTCCTATGTTTTTTTTGGATTTAGCGGTTCCCCGTGATATCGAAAGTAATGTAAGCGAATTAGAACAGGTACATCTATATAATGTTGATGACTTGCAAGTCATGATAGAAAAAGGAATGAATGAAAGACGCCATGCAGCCTTGCAAGCAGAGCAATTAATCGAAAGTGAATTGGATAATTATATTCGTTGGCATCGTTCTCTTAGAGCAAAAGAAGTCATCTGCGATTATCGCAACCAAATGCAGGATTTGGCACAACTGGAATTACAACGCGCTATAAAAAAACTGTCTGCCGGCCAAAACCAACAAACCGTTTTAAATGAATTTAGCGAGCGCCTGGTAAATAAGCTTACTCATAACCCCACTACCGGCCTAAGACAAATAGCCTGGGATGGTCGAGAAGACTTACTTACTTTGGCACATTATCTCTTTAACAAAACTACCAACCAGCCACTATATGAAGAAATCCCTTGA
- the prfA gene encoding peptide chain release factor 1, translating into MKKSLELKLQQMLERFQEVGRLLSEASVIADQNQFKALSKEYAQLEPVATCYESYLDAKNNISSLKELLEGEDKELASMAEEEFDAAKKHIDELDEQLQWHLIPKDPDDERNIYIEVRAGTGGDEAAIFAGDLYRMYSRYAENVGWQLELISASHGEHGGYKEIIARISGNAVYSQLKFESGAHRVQRVPETESQGRVHTSACTVAIMPEVEEIDEIQINPDDLRIDTYRSSGAGGQHVNKTDSAIRITHLPTGVVVECQDERSQHKNRSKAMSLLKTRLLDAEQSKQKKEQAQTRKSLVGTGDRSERIRTYNFPQGRLTDHRINLTIYQLNDVMEGNLSLVIDSLKREYHAELLAELGRHD; encoded by the coding sequence ATGAAGAAATCCCTTGAGTTAAAACTCCAGCAAATGCTGGAGCGCTTTCAGGAAGTAGGTCGCTTATTATCAGAAGCTTCTGTTATTGCAGATCAAAACCAATTTAAAGCATTGTCTAAAGAATATGCCCAACTGGAACCTGTAGCTACTTGCTATGAATCCTATTTAGACGCTAAAAATAATATATCCTCTCTTAAGGAGTTACTTGAGGGCGAGGATAAAGAATTGGCCAGCATGGCCGAAGAAGAATTTGACGCTGCCAAAAAACACATCGATGAACTGGATGAGCAATTACAATGGCATCTTATCCCCAAAGATCCTGATGATGAACGTAATATTTATATTGAGGTAAGAGCGGGTACAGGTGGAGATGAAGCGGCCATTTTCGCAGGAGATCTTTATCGTATGTACAGCCGTTATGCTGAAAACGTGGGATGGCAACTTGAGTTAATCAGTGCCAGTCACGGCGAACATGGCGGCTACAAAGAAATCATTGCCCGCATCAGTGGTAATGCCGTCTATTCACAATTAAAATTCGAATCAGGCGCTCATCGTGTGCAACGAGTACCCGAAACTGAATCCCAGGGACGTGTTCATACCTCTGCTTGCACGGTAGCTATCATGCCAGAAGTTGAGGAAATTGATGAAATCCAAATTAATCCTGACGATTTGCGCATAGATACGTACAGATCATCCGGCGCCGGAGGTCAACACGTTAACAAAACAGATTCCGCCATACGTATCACCCACCTGCCCACAGGTGTAGTTGTTGAATGCCAGGATGAACGTTCGCAACATAAAAACCGTTCTAAAGCGATGTCTTTGCTCAAAACTCGACTACTGGATGCAGAGCAAAGCAAACAAAAAAAAGAGCAAGCGCAAACAAGAAAATCATTGGTTGGCACAGGTGATCGCTCTGAACGCATTCGTACTTATAATTTCCCCCAAGGGCGTTTAACGGACCACCGCATTAATCTGACTATCTATCAGCTCAATGACGTCATGGAAGGTAATTTATCTTTAGTCATCGATTCTTTAAAGCGTGAATATCACGCAGAGCTGCTCGCTGAATTGGGTCGTCATGATTAA
- the prmC gene encoding peptide chain release factor N(5)-glutamine methyltransferase, which translates to MINIRMALKQALQKLDEFAPDSRLEAELLLSYLLNKNRGYLFAHPEELLSQTQLNKYQQLIEQRSQGTPIAYLTGSREFWSLSLKVNEHTLIPRHETERLVELALALLPNKPEIRVLDLGTGSGAIALALAKERPNWNISACDCSLETLGIAQINAQDHGITNVSFYYSNWFNNLPDTQYHAIVSNPPYIAENDPHLKQGDLRFEPLKALASSQEGFADLQCIITEGYEYLLPDGLLLLEHGSDQKIGTRAILERTGYRNIQCWQDIQGHDRVSGGYRPANTI; encoded by the coding sequence ATGATTAATATTCGCATGGCCTTGAAACAAGCCTTGCAAAAATTAGATGAATTTGCGCCTGATTCACGGCTGGAAGCAGAATTATTACTAAGTTATCTGTTAAATAAAAACAGAGGCTACCTCTTTGCTCACCCCGAGGAATTACTAAGCCAAACACAACTAAATAAATATCAACAGTTAATAGAACAACGATCTCAAGGCACACCTATTGCCTACTTAACTGGTAGCCGTGAGTTTTGGTCACTTTCCTTAAAAGTGAATGAGCATACTTTGATTCCAAGACATGAAACAGAGCGATTGGTAGAGCTAGCTTTGGCGTTGCTCCCCAACAAACCAGAAATTCGTGTTCTTGATTTAGGCACAGGCAGTGGTGCTATTGCTTTAGCGCTGGCAAAAGAGAGACCCAACTGGAATATCTCAGCCTGTGATTGCAGCCTGGAGACACTGGGTATAGCGCAAATAAATGCCCAGGACCATGGAATAACCAATGTCTCCTTTTATTATTCCAACTGGTTTAATAATCTTCCGGATACCCAATATCATGCCATTGTATCAAACCCTCCTTATATTGCGGAGAACGATCCTCATTTAAAACAAGGGGATCTTCGTTTTGAACCACTAAAAGCTTTAGCCAGTAGTCAAGAGGGATTTGCTGATCTACAATGTATTATTACAGAAGGTTATGAGTACCTTTTGCCTGATGGGTTACTTTTGTTAGAACATGGCTCTGATCAGAAAATTGGTACAAGAGCTATACTTGAGAGAACGGGATATCGAAACATACAGTGTTGGCAAGATATTCAAGGTCATGATAGGGTTAGTGGAGGTTACCGACCAGCGAACACTATATGA
- the dksA gene encoding RNA polymerase-binding protein DksA — translation MKGQLIDITNERLNNVKNDAIGSMGISPYIESEGEEYMNEKQLAHIEKILLAWRQSLMEEVDRTVTHMKDEAANFPDPSDRASQEEEFSIELRTRDRERKLIKKIEDALERLRNDDFGYCEACGIEIGLKRLEARPTATLCIDCKTLSEIKERQNQGS, via the coding sequence ATGAAAGGGCAATTAATTGATATAACCAATGAGAGACTAAACAACGTGAAAAACGACGCAATCGGTAGCATGGGAATCTCCCCCTATATAGAAAGTGAAGGGGAAGAGTATATGAATGAAAAACAGCTGGCACATATTGAAAAAATATTGCTGGCTTGGCGTCAATCATTGATGGAAGAAGTTGATCGAACCGTGACGCACATGAAAGATGAGGCTGCTAATTTTCCTGATCCCTCTGACCGAGCAAGTCAAGAAGAGGAGTTTAGTATTGAGTTGCGTACCCGTGATAGGGAACGGAAGCTTATTAAAAAAATTGAAGATGCTTTAGAACGTTTGAGAAACGATGATTTTGGCTATTGCGAAGCATGCGGTATAGAAATTGGCCTAAAACGCCTGGAAGCCAGACCGACTGCAACATTATGCATCGATTGCAAAACTTTATCCGAAATTAAAGAGCGCCAAAATCAGGGCTCCTAA